The Methanosphaera stadtmanae DSM 3091 genome includes a window with the following:
- the hisA gene encoding 1-(5-phosphoribosyl)-5-[(5-phosphoribosylamino)methylideneamino]imidazole-4-carboxamide isomerase, whose amino-acid sequence MIIIPAVDIKNGKCVQLVQGEPGTEQVVIENPAEVAKQWEQKGAKKLHIVDLDGALGSGRNLSIVKEIIEKTKSPIQLGGGIRSVSDAKKLLEIGVNTVIIGTMAIKNPEIIKELSSEYGCERICVSLDSKNNKVVTHGWKESTDKTPIEYAKLFEKMGAGSILFTNVDVEGLLNGINLEPIKELLNNVSIPIIYSGGITSVDDLKVLSDIGVDYVVIGSALYKGLITLEDALKYQK is encoded by the coding sequence ATGATTATAATACCAGCAGTAGATATTAAAAATGGGAAATGTGTACAGTTAGTACAAGGAGAACCTGGAACAGAACAAGTAGTAATTGAAAATCCTGCAGAAGTAGCAAAACAATGGGAACAAAAGGGAGCAAAAAAATTACATATTGTTGATTTAGATGGTGCACTAGGTAGTGGAAGAAATCTTTCAATAGTCAAAGAAATAATAGAAAAAACAAAGTCTCCTATTCAATTGGGTGGAGGAATAAGATCCGTTAGTGATGCAAAGAAATTACTTGAAATTGGAGTTAACACTGTAATAATAGGTACAATGGCAATTAAAAATCCAGAAATAATCAAGGAATTATCTAGTGAATATGGTTGTGAAAGAATCTGTGTTTCTTTAGATAGTAAAAACAACAAAGTAGTAACACATGGCTGGAAAGAATCTACAGATAAAACACCAATTGAATATGCTAAATTATTTGAAAAAATGGGTGCAGGTTCAATACTATTTACAAATGTGGATGTTGAAGGGTTATTAAATGGAATAAATCTTGAACCTATAAAAGAATTATTAAATAATGTCTCTATTCCAATAATATATTCTGGTGGTATAACTTCTGTTGATGATTTAAAAGTTTTATCAGATATTGGAGTAGATTATGTTGTAATTGGTTCTGCATTATACAAAGGATTAATAACATTAGAAGATGCTTTAAAATATCAAAAATAG
- a CDS encoding adenylyltransferase/cytidyltransferase family protein gives MASGTFDIIHPGHGFYLSESKKLGGDNAILMVVVATDKTVKNHKRVPIVGEKQRCEMVSMLKGVDEAYVGDEKDPFKIVKEKKPDIITIGPDQNFNPDSLHKSLLKKGLDIKVVKINDYKKFELDSSCKIIRKIKQTDFDMDYLENCQ, from the coding sequence ATGGCTTCAGGAACATTTGATATAATACATCCAGGTCATGGTTTTTACTTATCAGAATCAAAAAAACTTGGTGGAGATAATGCAATTTTAATGGTTGTTGTTGCAACAGATAAAACAGTTAAAAATCATAAACGAGTACCTATTGTGGGTGAAAAACAACGGTGTGAAATGGTATCTATGTTAAAAGGTGTTGATGAAGCATATGTTGGGGATGAAAAAGATCCTTTTAAAATAGTTAAAGAAAAAAAGCCAGACATAATAACGATAGGTCCTGATCAAAACTTCAATCCAGACTCATTACACAAATCTCTTCTAAAAAAGGGATTAGACATAAAAGTTGTTAAAATAAATGATTATAAAAAATTTGAATTAGATAGTAGTTGTAAAATTATACGTAAAATAAAACAAACAGATTTTGATATGGATTATTTGGAAAATTGCCAATAG
- the cofH gene encoding 5-amino-6-(D-ribitylamino)uracil--L-tyrosine 4-hydroxyphenyl transferase CofH, translating to MIEEIYNKSLDNEITKEDAIELVRSANQFELFDTADKLRQTIVGDKVTYVVNKAIDITDNCMIGCKFCSFRNFENYKMTNEEISESIVQAKTVGATEICLFGGITRDMDIDYYCNLIENIKNQHEICLHALSPAEIYQTAKNSNITTFEALSRLKDVGMDTMTGASAEILVDSIRKQICPNKVSTADWAKIVKEAHELGIPTTSTIMYGSIETWEDRIEHMFLLKEIQEETHGFTEFVPMTFLGENNELGKISNGATGIEDLKIHAISRIIFGDVIPNIQVSWVKLGLRMTQVALTCGANDIGGTMIEDKISTAAGGGYGGYLPVEKIKQLIKDIGRIPQERTTKYEML from the coding sequence GTGATAGAAGAAATATATAATAAATCATTAGATAATGAAATTACTAAAGAAGATGCTATAGAATTAGTCAGATCTGCAAATCAGTTTGAATTATTTGATACTGCTGATAAATTAAGACAAACTATTGTTGGTGATAAAGTAACTTATGTTGTTAATAAGGCTATTGATATAACTGATAATTGTATGATTGGCTGTAAATTCTGTTCTTTTAGAAATTTTGAAAATTATAAAATGACTAATGAAGAAATTTCTGAAAGTATTGTTCAGGCAAAAACAGTGGGAGCTACTGAGATATGTTTATTTGGCGGAATTACTAGGGATATGGATATAGATTATTATTGTAATCTTATCGAAAATATTAAAAATCAACATGAAATATGTTTACATGCATTATCTCCTGCAGAAATATATCAAACTGCTAAAAATTCAAATATAACTACTTTTGAAGCTTTAAGTAGGTTAAAAGATGTAGGAATGGATACAATGACTGGTGCATCTGCAGAAATTTTAGTTGATTCAATAAGAAAACAAATCTGTCCAAATAAGGTATCTACAGCCGATTGGGCAAAGATTGTTAAGGAAGCTCATGAATTGGGAATTCCAACAACTTCAACTATAATGTATGGAAGTATTGAAACATGGGAAGATAGGATAGAACACATGTTTTTATTAAAGGAAATTCAGGAAGAAACTCATGGATTTACTGAATTTGTTCCAATGACATTTTTAGGTGAAAATAATGAGCTTGGAAAAATATCTAATGGTGCTACAGGTATTGAGGATTTAAAAATCCATGCAATTTCCAGAATAATCTTTGGGGATGTAATTCCAAATATTCAAGTTTCATGGGTAAAGTTAGGCCTAAGAATGACACAAGTTGCTCTAACATGTGGTGCTAATGATATTGGTGGAACAATGATTGAAGATAAAATATCCACAGCTGCAGGTGGTGGTTATGGTGGATATTTACCTGTAGAAAAAATCAAACAATTAATTAAGGATATTGGTAGAATTCCACAAGAGAGAACTACTAAGTATGAAATGTTGTAA
- the atwA gene encoding methyl coenzyme M reductase system, component A2, which produces MSFIEVKNVTKKFDNTIVLDNINLEIEEGEVLGILGRSGSGKSVLLNMLRGIPEYIPDEGEVIYHVAYCPKCNHVDTPSTAGQTCSCGEKTELREINLWNCSRKEFLDIKKRISIMLQRTFALYEEETVIENIMKSFENQRDEDNVNKAIKLLKMTRMEHRTTHIARDLSGGEKQRIVLARQLAKNPMVFLADEPTGTLDPKTAKLIHSALLSGVKNKNITMIINSHWPEVIEDLSDRVIWLDNGKIIDEGKPEDIVSKFIKEIPLPKKHPAVTIGDALIKMDDLKKYYFSTTRGVVKSVDGVTLTINEGEIASVVGLSGAGKTTLSKLIAGLIEPSDGEIEIRLGEEWIDMSKKGPMHRGRVTPHIGLLHQDFSLYPYKTILGNLTDAISLDLPSEFAKMKSLHVLTAVGFKEEEAASLLEKYPDQMSGGERHRVALAQILIKEPNIIILDEPTGTMDPITRRNVTESILNAREELDQTFIIISHDMDFVLECCDTAALMREGKLLDHGKPIEIVDELTSQERTKMLNKHT; this is translated from the coding sequence ATGAGTTTTATTGAAGTTAAAAATGTTACAAAAAAATTTGACAATACTATTGTACTAGACAACATTAACTTAGAAATTGAAGAAGGAGAAGTTCTTGGTATTCTTGGAAGAAGTGGATCTGGAAAATCAGTACTACTAAATATGTTACGTGGTATTCCTGAGTATATACCAGATGAAGGAGAAGTAATATACCATGTTGCATACTGTCCAAAATGTAATCATGTAGATACACCATCTACTGCAGGACAAACATGTTCCTGTGGAGAAAAAACAGAACTTAGAGAAATAAATCTATGGAACTGTTCTAGAAAAGAATTTTTAGACATTAAAAAAAGAATATCCATCATGTTACAAAGAACATTTGCATTATATGAAGAAGAAACAGTAATTGAAAATATAATGAAATCCTTTGAAAATCAACGTGATGAAGATAATGTTAACAAAGCAATAAAACTTCTTAAAATGACACGCATGGAACATAGAACAACTCACATTGCCCGTGATTTAAGTGGAGGAGAAAAACAAAGAATTGTATTAGCAAGACAATTAGCAAAAAATCCAATGGTATTCTTAGCTGATGAACCTACAGGTACTCTTGACCCTAAAACAGCAAAATTAATACATTCTGCTCTACTTAGTGGTGTTAAAAATAAAAATATTACCATGATTATAAATTCACACTGGCCTGAAGTAATTGAAGATTTATCTGACAGAGTTATATGGTTAGATAATGGAAAAATAATAGATGAAGGTAAACCTGAAGATATTGTTTCAAAATTCATTAAAGAAATACCATTACCTAAAAAACATCCGGCAGTAACAATAGGTGATGCTTTAATTAAAATGGATGATCTTAAAAAGTATTATTTCTCAACAACACGGGGAGTTGTAAAATCAGTTGATGGAGTAACACTAACAATTAATGAAGGAGAAATTGCAAGTGTTGTAGGATTAAGTGGAGCTGGAAAAACAACACTTTCAAAATTAATTGCAGGACTTATAGAACCAAGTGATGGAGAAATTGAAATAAGACTTGGTGAAGAATGGATAGATATGTCTAAAAAAGGACCAATGCACAGAGGACGTGTAACACCACATATAGGATTATTACACCAAGATTTCAGTCTATACCCATATAAAACAATACTTGGAAATTTAACTGATGCAATTAGTCTTGACTTACCCTCAGAATTTGCAAAAATGAAATCATTACATGTATTAACAGCTGTTGGATTTAAAGAAGAAGAAGCAGCATCATTACTTGAAAAATATCCTGATCAAATGAGTGGTGGAGAAAGACACAGAGTCGCTCTTGCACAGATTCTTATTAAAGAACCAAACATAATAATATTAGATGAACCTACTGGTACAATGGATCCTATAACAAGACGTAATGTTACAGAATCAATATTAAATGCTCGTGAAGAACTTGACCAAACTTTTATTATAATATCACACGATATGGACTTTGTACTTGAATGTTGTGACACTGCAGCATTAATGCGTGAGGGAAAACTTTTAGATCATGGAAAACCTATAGAAATAGTAGACGAATTAACATCACAAGAACGTACAAAAATGCTTAACAAACATACATGA
- a CDS encoding CBS domain-containing protein yields the protein MLTAVQREILQSLINLYRKSKCTSVKCESIADLMGRNSGTIRNQMQSLRSLGLVQGVPGPRGGYKPTLEAYHTLNIENDPCEIHVPIYVNGAIVSDISVNKIEFTSILRPGDCEATISVLGDIKQLDLDDTIKIGPTPVNNLTVDGTIIGRDDVDNVLLIKTKNIISIPNVKLRDIATQQIKSITPQMQLTDICKILSENNQIGAPIVDDDNNILGVIRYSDIIDAVAANKMDSTAEEFMRESVVTARDNISLSNGMTLLLQNDVTALILLDKNNEIYGIVSFNDMLKRLLDSSN from the coding sequence ATGCTCACAGCAGTTCAAAGAGAGATTTTACAAAGTTTAATTAATTTATATAGAAAATCCAAATGTACTTCCGTTAAATGTGAAAGTATAGCTGATTTGATGGGTAGAAATTCTGGAACAATACGTAATCAAATGCAATCTTTACGTAGTTTAGGATTAGTTCAAGGTGTTCCTGGACCAAGAGGAGGATATAAACCTACATTGGAGGCATATCATACTCTAAATATAGAAAATGATCCATGTGAAATTCATGTACCAATATATGTTAATGGCGCAATTGTTTCAGATATTTCCGTTAATAAAATAGAATTTACCAGTATTTTAAGACCAGGGGATTGTGAAGCAACAATTTCAGTATTAGGGGATATTAAACAATTAGATCTTGATGATACTATTAAAATTGGTCCAACTCCTGTAAATAATTTAACTGTTGATGGAACAATTATTGGAAGGGATGATGTAGATAATGTACTTCTAATTAAAACAAAAAATATTATAAGTATTCCTAATGTTAAACTAAGGGATATTGCTACTCAACAGATAAAAAGTATAACTCCTCAAATGCAACTTACTGATATTTGTAAAATATTATCAGAAAATAATCAAATAGGAGCACCAATAGTTGATGATGATAACAACATATTAGGTGTTATAAGATATTCTGATATTATAGATGCTGTAGCTGCTAATAAGATGGATAGTACTGCTGAGGAGTTTATGCGCGAGTCTGTTGTAACTGCAAGAGATAATATTAGTTTATCAAATGGTATGACATTATTACTACAAAATGATGTAACAGCATTAATATTATTAGATAAGAATAATGAAATTTATGGAATTGTATCATTTAATGATATGTTAAAAAGATTATTAGATTCTTCAAATTAA